A genome region from Tolypothrix sp. PCC 7712 includes the following:
- a CDS encoding CoA-binding protein yields the protein MPNLKDDDNALRDVLIQAKAIAVVGHSDKPNRISYQIAQFLQRAGYTVYPVNPLVTEIDGQPCYPSLREIPASVDIVNIFRRAEYLPEIIEEAIAIKAPTVWAQQGIWNQAAAQTALSGGLNVIMDACIKIEYLRLGIDAARG from the coding sequence ATGCCAAACCTGAAAGATGATGATAACGCTCTGCGTGATGTGTTAATTCAAGCAAAAGCGATCGCAGTTGTTGGTCATTCGGATAAACCCAATCGTATCAGTTATCAAATTGCTCAGTTTTTGCAGCGTGCAGGTTACACAGTCTATCCCGTCAACCCATTAGTTACAGAAATTGATGGGCAGCCTTGTTATCCTTCCTTGAGAGAAATTCCTGCGAGTGTAGATATAGTGAATATCTTTCGGCGTGCTGAGTATTTGCCAGAAATTATCGAAGAGGCGATCGCAATTAAAGCCCCAACGGTGTGGGCACAACAAGGTATCTGGAATCAAGCAGCCGCCCAAACTGCTTTAAGTGGTGGGCTGAATGTAATTATGGATGCTTGTATCAAAATCGAG
- a CDS encoding GH116 family glycosyl hydrolase, producing the protein MTNPLSSVIPSYSWNRPIGLGWDQPYTVRYASNIDDGPWHGMPLGGFGAGCIGRSSRGDFNLWHIDGGEHTFQNIPACQFSVFESHGSSSQAYALCTQAPEDKSLAAWRWYPESRGAGEKFNTGNYHALYPRSWFVYENVFKAQLSCEQFSPIWANNYKETSYPVAIFLWKAHNPTNAPITLSIMLTWQNMVGWFTNALKSPEVKIRDDGSPVYEYQPRLGESQGNYNQLVENEQHFGCFLSRVAGNAPVQEGDGSWCIATVKHPQVEMFDHTRWNPSGTGDELWQSFAIDGSLPNHVDDTPAADNTQIGAAIALRFTLQPGQSLELPFVLTWDFPVTEFAAGINYYRRYTDFFGRDGQNAWAIASTALTEYQNWRSQIQSWQQPILDREDLPAWLKMALFNELYDLTSGGTLWSTASENDPIGQFAVLECLDYRWYESLDVRLYGSFALLILFPELEKSVMRAFARAIPHSDDHQRIIGYYYTIGADTTTATRKIAGATPHDLGAPNEHVWEKTNYTCYQDCNLWKDLGSDFVLQVYRDFLLTGADDVQFLADCWDAIVQTLDYLKTFDLDGDGIPENSSAPDQTFDDWRLQGVSAYCGGLWLAALEAAIAISDILLTNRRGAENTEELAAQKSIYETWLNQSRPIYEEKLWNGQYYRLDSESGSEVVMADQLCGQFYARLLRLPDIVASDRALSALKTVYDACFLKFQNGQFGAANGVLIDGSPENPKATHPLEVWTGINFGLAAFLVQMGMKDEALRLTQAVVQQIYDNGLQFRTPEAITASGTFRASTYLRAMAIWAIYLVY; encoded by the coding sequence ATGACAAATCCGCTCTCTTCCGTAATTCCCTCCTACAGTTGGAATCGTCCCATTGGTCTTGGTTGGGATCAGCCCTACACTGTCCGCTACGCTAGCAACATTGATGATGGCCCTTGGCATGGTATGCCTTTAGGTGGCTTTGGTGCTGGTTGTATTGGTCGTTCTTCTCGGGGAGACTTTAATTTATGGCATATTGACGGGGGAGAGCATACATTTCAGAATATCCCCGCCTGTCAATTCAGTGTGTTTGAGTCTCACGGCTCATCTTCCCAAGCTTATGCTTTATGCACCCAAGCACCAGAGGATAAGAGTTTAGCTGCTTGGCGCTGGTATCCAGAAAGCAGGGGAGCAGGGGAGAAGTTTAACACGGGGAATTATCATGCGCTCTATCCCCGTAGTTGGTTTGTTTACGAAAATGTCTTTAAAGCACAGCTAAGTTGTGAGCAGTTTTCCCCCATTTGGGCAAATAACTACAAAGAAACTAGTTATCCGGTGGCGATATTCCTTTGGAAAGCCCATAATCCCACGAATGCACCTATTACTCTCAGCATTATGCTCACCTGGCAAAATATGGTGGGTTGGTTTACCAATGCTTTGAAGTCGCCGGAAGTGAAGATTCGGGATGATGGTAGCCCAGTTTATGAATATCAGCCGCGTTTGGGCGAGAGTCAAGGTAATTACAATCAATTAGTGGAAAATGAGCAGCACTTTGGTTGCTTTTTATCCCGGGTTGCTGGTAATGCACCTGTGCAAGAAGGTGATGGTAGCTGGTGTATTGCAACTGTGAAGCATCCCCAGGTGGAAATGTTTGATCACACGCGCTGGAATCCAAGCGGTACAGGTGATGAGTTGTGGCAAAGCTTTGCAATAGATGGTTCTTTGCCCAATCATGTTGATGATACGCCAGCAGCAGATAATACACAAATCGGGGCTGCGATCGCACTGCGTTTTACGCTGCAACCAGGACAATCTCTAGAACTCCCCTTTGTTTTAACTTGGGATTTCCCAGTAACAGAATTTGCTGCAGGAATTAACTATTACCGCAGATATACAGATTTTTTTGGCAGAGATGGTCAAAATGCTTGGGCGATCGCATCTACTGCCTTAACAGAATATCAGAATTGGCGATCGCAGATTCAAAGTTGGCAACAACCCATCCTTGACCGGGAAGATTTACCAGCTTGGTTGAAAATGGCTCTATTTAATGAGCTTTATGACCTTACTAGTGGTGGTACTCTCTGGAGTACAGCTTCAGAAAACGATCCTATCGGTCAGTTTGCGGTGCTGGAGTGCTTAGATTATCGCTGGTATGAAAGTTTAGATGTGCGCTTGTATGGTTCTTTCGCCCTATTAATATTATTCCCCGAACTGGAAAAGTCAGTAATGCGGGCTTTTGCCAGGGCGATTCCCCACAGTGACGACCACCAACGTATAATTGGCTATTACTATACAATTGGCGCAGACACGACAACTGCAACCCGCAAAATCGCAGGCGCAACACCCCACGATTTAGGCGCACCTAATGAGCACGTTTGGGAGAAAACTAACTACACCTGTTACCAAGACTGCAATTTATGGAAAGATTTAGGCAGTGATTTTGTGTTGCAAGTATACCGAGATTTTCTACTCACAGGTGCTGATGATGTGCAGTTCCTTGCAGATTGTTGGGATGCAATTGTGCAAACTCTCGACTATCTGAAAACTTTTGATTTAGATGGTGATGGCATTCCCGAGAACTCCAGTGCGCCAGATCAGACTTTTGATGATTGGCGACTGCAAGGTGTGAGTGCATATTGCGGGGGTTTATGGTTAGCGGCGTTAGAAGCTGCGATCGCCATTAGTGATATCTTATTAACGAACCGCAGAGGCGCAGAGAACACAGAGGAGTTAGCAGCGCAAAAATCTATCTATGAAACTTGGTTAAACCAATCTCGTCCCATCTACGAAGAAAAACTTTGGAATGGGCAATATTACCGCCTGGATAGCGAGAGTGGTTCGGAAGTAGTGATGGCGGATCAACTATGCGGACAATTCTACGCCCGATTGTTGAGATTACCGGATATTGTAGCGAGCGATCGCGCCTTATCTGCACTCAAAACTGTATATGATGCTTGCTTCCTCAAATTCCAAAATGGTCAATTCGGTGCTGCAAACGGTGTGCTCATTGATGGTTCCCCAGAAAATCCCAAAGCCACCCATCCTCTAGAAGTCTGGACAGGTATCAACTTTGGGCTAGCAGCTTTCCTCGTACAGATGGGAATGAAAGATGAAGCATTGCGCTTAACACAAGCCGTAGTCCAGCAAATTTACGACAACGGACTACAATTCCGCACACCCGAAGCCATCACCGCATCTGGTACCTTCCGCGCCAGCACCTACCTACGCGCAATGGCTATCTGGGCAATTTACTTAGTTTATTAG
- a CDS encoding rhodanese-related sulfurtransferase → MKQENLQVVVALYKFVSLPDFAEKREPLLSYCQQQGIKGTILLAQEGINGTIAGSRQAIDAVLEFLRSDSRLADIESKESYASTLPFERMKVRLKSEIVTLGLPEVDPNQQVGIYVEPQEWNQLISDPEVTVIDTRNDYEVNIGTFTRAQNPQTHIFREFPEYVRQNLDPEKHKKVALFCTGGIRCEKASSFMLSQGFAEVYHLKGGILKYLEEVPAEESLWQGECFVFDERIAVRHGLEEGTYDMCQSCGRPISEADKASPKYEEGVTCPYCFDDLTEEKRVRQQEKRRQFLFKGNCKS, encoded by the coding sequence ATGAAGCAAGAAAATCTTCAAGTTGTTGTAGCACTTTATAAATTCGTGAGTTTGCCGGATTTTGCCGAGAAGCGAGAACCTTTATTATCTTACTGCCAGCAGCAAGGTATCAAGGGAACCATCCTGTTAGCACAAGAAGGTATTAACGGCACCATCGCAGGTTCACGCCAAGCTATTGACGCAGTTTTAGAATTTCTGCGTTCCGATTCGCGGTTAGCAGACATCGAATCCAAAGAATCCTACGCTAGTACACTACCATTTGAGCGGATGAAGGTGCGTTTAAAGTCCGAAATTGTGACTTTAGGATTGCCAGAAGTCGATCCTAATCAACAGGTAGGAATTTATGTCGAGCCTCAAGAATGGAATCAACTAATTTCCGATCCGGAAGTTACCGTGATTGATACCCGTAACGATTACGAGGTGAATATTGGCACTTTCACAAGGGCGCAAAATCCTCAAACTCATATATTCCGAGAGTTTCCTGAGTATGTACGCCAAAACCTCGACCCCGAAAAACATAAAAAAGTCGCTTTGTTTTGTACTGGCGGGATTCGGTGTGAAAAAGCCTCATCCTTCATGCTGTCCCAAGGTTTTGCAGAAGTCTATCATCTCAAAGGTGGCATTCTCAAATATTTAGAAGAAGTTCCCGCCGAAGAAAGCTTATGGCAAGGAGAATGCTTCGTTTTTGACGAACGCATCGCCGTCCGTCATGGACTGGAAGAAGGCACTTATGATATGTGTCAAAGTTGTGGTCGCCCAATTTCTGAAGCAGATAAGGCTTCACCTAAGTACGAGGAAGGTGTTACTTGCCCCTACTGTTTTGATGACCTCACCGAGGAAAAAAGAGTACGTCAGCAAGAAAAAAGGCGACAGTTTCTTTTCAAGGGTAACTGTAAATCATGA
- a CDS encoding class I SAM-dependent methyltransferase, with protein sequence MTNQTQGLEPNLYNYLLSVSLREPEILAQLRQETAQHPMARMQIAPEQGQFMALLVQLIGAKKTLELGVFTGYSTLVVALALPSDGKIVACDVSEEFTAIARHYWQQAGVAEKIDLHIAPALETLDKLLQAGEAETFDFAFIDADKSNYDAYYERSLQLIRPGGVIAIDNVLWSGRVADPQVQDNRTKRIRAFNQKLHQDQRINLSLLPIADGLTLVRKNGD encoded by the coding sequence ATGACAAATCAAACACAGGGACTTGAACCAAATCTTTATAATTATTTACTCTCTGTTTCTTTGCGAGAACCAGAAATATTAGCTCAGTTACGGCAAGAAACAGCCCAGCATCCAATGGCGAGAATGCAAATTGCACCTGAACAAGGGCAATTTATGGCATTGTTGGTACAGCTAATAGGTGCTAAAAAAACTTTAGAATTAGGTGTATTTACGGGATACAGTACGTTAGTAGTAGCTTTAGCCTTACCAAGCGACGGAAAAATAGTAGCCTGTGATGTTAGTGAAGAGTTTACAGCGATCGCGCGTCATTATTGGCAGCAAGCTGGGGTGGCAGAGAAAATAGACCTGCACATTGCCCCAGCGTTAGAAACTTTAGATAAGTTGCTGCAAGCAGGGGAAGCCGAAACCTTTGATTTTGCGTTCATTGATGCTGATAAAAGCAACTATGATGCCTATTATGAGCGATCGCTACAATTAATCCGTCCAGGTGGCGTGATTGCGATCGATAATGTCCTGTGGTCAGGAAGAGTTGCAGATCCCCAAGTACAAGACAATAGAACCAAAAGAATTCGCGCTTTTAATCAAAAACTGCATCAAGATCAGCGCATAAATCTTAGTTTATTACCCATTGCGGATGGTTTAACCTTGGTGCGGAAGAATGGGGATTAG
- a CDS encoding alpha/beta hydrolase, whose amino-acid sequence MQGRIAITHYSLPITHYSLPITHYSLPITKHQCPMPNAPCPIP is encoded by the coding sequence GTGCAGGGGAGAATAGCCATTACTCATTACTCATTACCCATTACTCATTACTCATTACCCATTACTCATTACTCATTACCCATTACCAAACACCAATGCCCAATGCCCAATGCCCCATGCCCCATTCCCTAA
- a CDS encoding alpha/beta hydrolase, with the protein MQGRIAITHYSLPITHYSLLITHYSLLITKHQCPMPNAQCPMP; encoded by the coding sequence GTGCAGGGGAGAATAGCCATTACCCATTACTCATTACCCATTACTCATTACTCATTACTCATTACTCATTACTCATTACTCATTACCAAACACCAATGCCCAATGCCCAATGCCCAATGCCCCATGCCCTAA